A single Lactuca sativa cultivar Salinas chromosome 8, Lsat_Salinas_v11, whole genome shotgun sequence DNA region contains:
- the LOC122195391 gene encoding secreted RxLR effector protein 161-like → MVQIYVDNIIFGSTDSSMVADFAKLMIYRFQMSMNRELSFFLGLQVKQTNRGFFIHQEKYIPELLKKYSMDTYASTKVLMDFGHKIFANPSGVAVDEKKYRGMIGSLLYLTTNRLDIMFETYLCARFQVNPKMSHLLAMKQIFRYLKVTKGLGIWYPASESFLLQAYSDSNYGGLQLDRKSTLGGCQFLGGGLVSWSFKKQNCIALSTSEAEYITAASCTSQFLWIKSQLLDYGYLF, encoded by the coding sequence ATGGTTCAAATTTATGTGGACaacatcatttttggatctacaGATTCATCAATGGTTGCTGACTTTGCTAAACTTATGATCTatcgattccaaatgagcatgaatcgggAGTTAAGCTTCTTTCTTGGTCTCCAAGTCAAACAGACTAACAGAGGATttttcattcaccaagagaagtacattCCAGAACTCCTCAAAAAGTACTCAATGGACACCTATGCCTCAACCAAAGTACTAATGGACTTCGGACACAAGATCTTTGCCAACCCTTCAGGTGTAGCAGTTGATGAAAAAAAGTacagaggaatgattggatctctgcTCTATCTCACAACAAATCGTCTGGACATCATGTTTGAAACATATttgtgtgccagatttcaagtcaaccCTAAGATGTCTCATCTCTTGGCTATGAAACAAATTTTCCGATATCTCAAAGTTACAAAGGGTCTCGGAATCTGGTACCCGGCAAGTGAGAGCTTCCTACTTCAAGCGTATTCAGACtcaaactatggtggtcttcaattggatagaaaaagCACATTAGGTGGATGTCAATTCTTAGGTGGTGGTTTGGTTAGTTGGTCATTCAAGAAACAGAACTGCATTGCACTCTCTACatccgaagctgaatacattacTGCTGCCAGCTGTACCTCTCAATTTCTATGGATAAAGTCTCAACTTTTGGATTATGGTTACCTCTTTTAA